The region TCGAGTACCTGGTCGAGGACGAGGTTGCGCTGCTGGCCGCGCTGCGGGCCGCGCAGGTCGAGTTCAGAGTCTTCGAGTCACGCTGAGAGACGGCGCCGCTGGTGGAGACAGGTGAGGGCCCCATGGAGGCCCTCACTGCGTGTCATCGCGGCAGCGTGTCCGGCGGGGTTCGCCGTCGCCTCGTGCCCGGTGGAATGGTGTCGGGGGAGGTAGTATCGGGCGGTGACACTCCGCGCAACGGCGCGCCGAACAGACCGCCGCGGTACGGGCTGCATGCCTCGGCCGGTTCGGTGCCTGCGATGAAGTACTCCGGCACGACGTTCGTGGGACACCACTCGTTCGCGAGACGCCCGCTCTCGGCGTCGATCTCCCTCTCCACGATGCCGGACGGCCAGGCGAACGGCTCGGGGGTCGGCAGCTCGGCATTGTCACCGATATAGACCCTGCGCATGAAGTCACCCCACACAGGCGCAGCGAGCAGGCCTCCGGCAGCCCCGTTCATGATGCGACGGGGGCGATCGAAGCCGAACCACACCACGGCGACGAGGTCCGGGGTGAAGCCGGCGAACCAGACGTCCGTGTAATCGTTCGTCGTGCCGGTCTTGCCGGCCGCGGGGATGGTGTACGGCAGATTCCCCTGCGCAGGGTCGCGCGCAGGATGACCGCTGCCGTTGTTGAGTGCCGTCTCCATGAAGCTGCGCGTGATCGCCACCGCCTGCGGGTTGGCGACCTGCTCGACGTCCGCAGGGGGCTGCCAGAGCACGGTACCATCCGCATCCTCGACGCGCAGGATCGGACGGGCGCGGGCGCGCGTGCCGCCCGTGGCGAACACCGTATAGGCCTCTGCGAGCTGCATCGGGACGACGTCCGCAGCCCCGATCGGCATGGATGGGTACGCCGGAATGTTCGTGCGCAGGCCGAACTCGCGCGCCGTCTGCGCGACCGTCTCCAGTCCGATGTCGACGCCGAGCCGCACCGTCACCGTATTGATCGAGTACTGCAGCGCCTCGCGCATCAGCACCGGACCGCGGAAATCCGGATCGTAGTTACCGGGTGCGTAGATGCTTCCATCCGGCAGCGCCAGGCTGAGCGGCGCGTCGTAGAGGATCGTCGACGGCGGCACGCCGCTGTTGAGCGCAGCATAGTAGACGAACGGCTTGAACGTGGAGCCCGGCTGCCGCACTGCCTGCGTCGCGCGGTTGAACTTGGAATCGACGAAATCGCGACCGCCGACGAGGGCGCGCACTTCACCGGTACCGGGCTCGAGCGCAATGAAAAGACCCTGCAGATACGGCGTCTCGCCTGCGACGGTCCTGTCTTCATCCGCCATGGTTTCCGCGTAGGTCGGAGCGCGATAGCCCGGTCTGTTCTCGATCCGCGTCCAGCCCGCTGCCATGGCGGAGTCCGCGAAACGCTGCATCTCGACATCGAGCGTCGTGTAGATGCGGAGTCCGCCGCTGTAGAGGCGCGTGCCATAGATCGGTTCGAGCGTCGTGCGGACCCACTCCACGAAATAGGGCGCAATCTTGCCCACGTCTGTGGTGTGGCGGGCGCCGGGCAGCGGCTG is a window of Longimicrobiales bacterium DNA encoding:
- a CDS encoding PBP1A family penicillin-binding protein codes for the protein MGRIGDAFGSMGAWLRGHPGVVRGFALGVVAFITLVAGLAIGSWRAVCRDCPSVAQIYAWEPKEATRLLDRDGKLFAELFEERRTPVQIETLPEHVAQAFVAVEDKRFYEHEGLDYRRIISANIQNVLSGRITGGGSTITQQLARNMFEEGIGFEQRVARKLKEFKVAKQIEQVYPKNTILEAYINLVNYGHGWRGIETASQHYFGKAASQLNPAEAAMLAAAVNRPGLYSPFINAEATLNRRNTVLRLMADQGYLSQEEKEQWQQQPLPGARHTTDVGKIAPYFVEWVRTTLEPIYGTRLYSGGLRIYTTLDVEMQRFADSAMAAGWTRIENRPGYRAPTYAETMADEDRTVAGETPYLQGLFIALEPGTGEVRALVGGRDFVDSKFNRATQAVRQPGSTFKPFVYYAALNSGVPPSTILYDAPLSLALPDGSIYAPGNYDPDFRGPVLMREALQYSINTVTVRLGVDIGLETVAQTAREFGLRTNIPAYPSMPIGAADVVPMQLAEAYTVFATGGTRARARPILRVEDADGTVLWQPPADVEQVANPQAVAITRSFMETALNNGSGHPARDPAQGNLPYTIPAAGKTGTTNDYTDVWFAGFTPDLVAVVWFGFDRPRRIMNGAAGGLLAAPVWGDFMRRVYIGDNAELPTPEPFAWPSGIVEREIDAESGRLANEWCPTNVVPEYFIAGTEPAEACSPYRGGLFGAPLRGVSPPDTTSPDTIPPGTRRRRTPPDTLPR